In Bradysia coprophila strain Holo2 unplaced genomic scaffold, BU_Bcop_v1 contig_358, whole genome shotgun sequence, one DNA window encodes the following:
- the LOC119081341 gene encoding myb-like protein I isoform X2, translating to MDISLERDGNAIGSLFQQIINDMKNSSPLWEDFMAKASKLHACLRATIQAIAAYLDAFQKIADAATNSRGATKEIGTALTRVCLRHKAVETRMKSFTTAIMDCLIIPLQDKLEDWKRQAAVLDKDHAKEYKRCRTELKKRSSDTLRLQKKARKGQTESIQSLVETSMHDINQKRAELEDVERKSLRAAMVEERIRYCTFVNLLQPVVKEECEVMYELGHLQEAMDSIAIVTKDPTVLPQSSEELILESKTSMSLYPESPGGSHGCSNSLGSRKSSVCSISSMNSSGSSGSPGHQYQRSLSQLISPALRLKPGESSDSGFCSSSALTSQTSTTSTNPSHAVSTWPPHSQDAAAAADRPHTISTAYEKGHQRPALTVYTFQSPEVNSETQKSPANILCRPPLPIRCSSLERPLSSSTGARNTNVQTPRQCPSPLPAHITKEHPILQPTYVNMSELASMAASKITNNTANQQNSLPLQQQHQSQQQTSQPQHQQINSPVLSTASSLVSSDSSATNHHSSPDVSTDTATPQNYSPQTNESLPQTPTVIGSQIGGSGDDYSDSVTTNDHTNNESAGDNDFKSIGSVLEKLSLFERLEQKQILNNNVAPSTIRVEGIFNRKNEEIYKAVGLADKDADQIYEDSIQELNNLIGELDSFQKEHELKSQNHSQTNHINDKDFDAFDKISVASSNIGSIGYSIQSNNSNDSKFTFNETDPAKYYNENSSGFESNASEIIHCDNNFNDTESYLKENSEIVVLRRKGSTTDLNGMVDANLSNEPLQRLSSFKSDGSKDELKLSNSNLRRDGGGSISNIAICDTENELKVSADERLRAKPTVTPRPASLSGCVSRITRRSSVNTTKPPPPVRRSSSVTPSPHGGLNNSPNISQQNSMNASSESLPPPPPYLLDSSGRTSPGKVCETVKALTELRHMPASPGVIRRAQALAQSQMSVQSPTPPQQYSQNSYSTQKSDHTIPNSNFHYTSPSQTSSTHTSKPSEIYQNSSHRSANASQSGIYAQPKVSKVSSFRNPSPVGSAKQHQQNSNLMAQLNARITPNNKSVEHQSPTTEKKIYAQNQSNQGYHTYDTRNNVQPVKPQRANHHNQQIQQQQQHQHQLQQQQQLQQQQQLQQQQQLQQQQQQQQLQQQHYNTASEPIYQQSQSIYTRASDRNYHYQQQQLIQQQQQQHHYNQSIDDYSTSYEKSNNQSRSKVKVGFLENLNAKLAEQRLSGKAFAVRNLINSKALPDPRICHESLMDQIKRGATLKRNKSINDRSAPKIH from the exons AACTCTAGTCCGTTATGGGAAGATTTTATGGCAAAAGCAAGCAAATTACATGCCTGTTTAcg CGCTACCATACAGGCAATAGCGGCCTATTTGGATGCTTTCCAGAAAATCGCAGACGCTGCTACAAATTCAAGAG GTGCAACAAAAGAAATAGGTACTGCACTGACACGAGTctgtttgcgtcacaaagcgGTTGAAACACGAATGAAATCATTTACCACGGCTATTATGGACTGTTTAATTATTCCATTACAA GATAAATTAGAAGACTGGAAACGTCAAGCAGCCGTCCTAGATAAAGATCATGCCAAAGAATATAAACGTTGTCGGACTGAATTGAAAAAGCGGTCAAGCGACACATTACGTTTACAGAAGAAAGCTCGTAAAGGTCAAACCGAATCGATACAATCACTCGTCGAAACATCGATGCACGacataaatcaaaaaagaGCTGAATTGGAAGATGTTGAACGGAAATCGTTGCGAGCGGCCATGGTTGAAGAGCGAATTCGTTACTGTACATTCGTAAATCTGTTGCAGCCAGTTGTTAAGGAAGAATGCGAAGTTATGTACGAATTGGGTCATTTGCAAGAGGCAATGGACTCAATTGCTATTGTTACGAAGGATCCAACCGTGTTGCCGCAATCATCGGAAGAATTAATATTGGAATCGAAAACATCGATGAGTTTATATCCAGAGTCGCCGGGCGGTTCGCATGGTTGTTCCAATTCGTTAGGTTCGAGAAAAAGTTCGGTGTGTTCAATAAGTTCAATGAATAGTAGCGGATCCAGTGGATCGCCAGGACATCAATACCAAAGATCTCTTTCACAG TTAATCTCACCGGCATTGCGATTAAAACCAGGTGAATCAAGTGATAGCGGATTTTGTTCGTCTTCTGCACTTACATCACAG ACATCGACAACGTCTACAAATCCATCACATGCCGTATCAACATGGCCACCACATTCCCAAGACGCAGCTGCAGCTGCCGACCGTCCTCACACTATATCAACAGCATACGAAAAAGGTCATCAACGTCCTGCCTTAACAGTATACACCTTCCAAAGTCCAGAAGTGAATTCGGAAACGCAAAAATCACCAGCCAATATATTGTGTCGACCCCCGTTGCCAATC AGATGTTCGTCGTTGGAACGACCATTATCATCGTCTACTGGTGCCAGAAACACAAATGTACAAACACCTCGACAATGTCCTTCACCACTCCCTGCCCACATTACTAAAG AGCATCCAATCCTGCAACCGACTTATGTTAACATGTCTGAATTGGCGTCCATGGCCGCCTCTAAAATAACTAACAACACAGCCAACCAACAAAACTCACTGCCActtcaacaacaacaccaaTCACAACAACAAACATCACAACCAcaacatcaacaaataaaCTCACCAGTACTATCAACCGCATCGTCCCTTGTATCATCCGATTCGTCGGCAACGAATCATCATTCGTCACCGGATGTGTCAACGGACACAGCCACACCACAAAACTATTCCCCACAAACTAACGAAAGCTTACCGCAAACACCTACGGTGATCGGTTCTCAAATTGGTGGCAGCGGTGATGACTATTCCGATAGCGTAACAACTAACGATCATACTAACAACGAATCGGCCGGGGATAATGATTTCAAGAGTATCGGTTCCGTTTTAGAAAAACTTTCGTTGTTTGAGAGGCTTGAACAGAAACAGATCTTAAATAATAATGTGGCACCGTCGACTATCCGGGTCGAGGGGATCTTTAATcggaaaaatgaagaaatataCAAAGCGGTTGGATTGGCCGATAAGGATGCAG ACCAAATCTACGAAGATTCGATTCAAGAGCTGAACAATCTGATTGGCGAACTTGATTCCTTTCAAAAAGAGCACGAACTAAAGAGTCAAAACCATAGCCAGACAAATCATATCAACGACAAAGATTTCGATGCTTTCGATAAAATATCGGTGGCAAGCTCAAACATCGGTAGCATTGGATATTCGATTCAGAGCAACAATTCCAATGACTCCAAATTTACGTTCAATGAAACGGATCCGGCGaaatattacaatgaaaataGTTCCGGTTTCGAGTCGAATGCATCGGAGATCATTCATTGcgacaataatttcaatgacACCGAATCGTATCTGAaggaaaattcagaaattgtcGTACTGAGACGAAAGGGTAGTACGACCGATTTAAATGGGATGGTCGATGCGAATTTATCAAACGAACCTCTGCAGCGTTTGAGTTCATTCAAAAGCGACGGTTCGAAagatgaattgaaattgtcgaattcaaatttacgGCGCGATGGTGGAGGATCGATCTCAAATATAGCGATTTGTGATacagaaaatgaattgaaagttAGTGCGGATGAACGGCTTCGAGCAAAACCGACTGTGACGCCGAGGCCAGCATCGTTGTCtg GTTGTGTTTCACGCATCACGCGACGGTCTTCCGTAAATACTACTAAGCCTCCGCCGCCGGTACGGAGAAGCTCCAGTGTTACTCCTAGTCCTCACGGTGGATTGAAT AATTCTCCAAATATCTCgcaacaaaattcaatgaacGCGTCATCCGAGAGTCTTCCCCCACCTCCACCATATCTACTGGACTCATCCGGTCGAACTTCACCGGGAAAAGTGTGCGAAACAGTGAAAGCATTGACTGAACTACGACATATGCCAGCGAGTCCTGGTGTTATTCGACGTGCACAGGCTTTGGCTCAATCACAGATGTCTGTTCAGTCGCCAACACCA CCCCAACAATATTCCCAAAACTCatattcaacacaaaaaagtgATCACACAATACCAAACTCAAATTTCCATTACACATCACCATCACAGACTTCCAGTACACATACATCAAAACCTAGtgaaatatatcaaaattca TCACATAGATCGGCAAATGCATCACAATCTGGAATATACGCCCAACCAAAAGTATCCAAAGTTTCCAGCTTTAGAAATCCTAGTCCAg TTGGGTCAGCCaaacaacatcaacaaaattcaaatttaatggcGCAGCTAAATGCGCGAATAACACCAAATAATAAGTCCGTCGAACATCAATCGCCTAccacagaaaagaaaatttatgctcAAAACCAAAGTAACCAAGGCTATCACACATACGACACGAGGAATAATGTACAACCAGTCAAACCACAACGAGCCAATCACCACAATCAGcaaatacaacaacaacagcaacaccAACATCAACtgcaacaacagcagcaactgcaacaacagcagcaactgcaacaacagcagcaactacaacaacagcagcaacagCAGCAACTGCAACAACAGCATTACAACACAGCATCAGAGCCAATTTATCAACAGAGCCAATCAATTTACACTAGAGCGTCAGATCGAAATTATCACTACCAACAACAGCAGCTGATTCAGCAGCAACAGCAACAGCATCATTATAATCAATCAATTGATG ATTACTCAACGAGCTACGAAAAATCGAATAATCAAAGTCGATCAAAGGTCAAAGTAGGATTTCTCGAAAATCTCAATGCAAAATTGGCTGAACAAAGACTTTCTGGGAAAGCTTTTGCTGTGCGAAATCTCATCAACAGCAAAGCGTTG CCGGATCCACGAATCTGCCATGAATCGCTAATGGATCAAATAAAACGTGGAGCAACGTTAAAGCGAAACAAATCGATAAACGACAGAAGTGCACCGAAAATACATTAA
- the LOC119081341 gene encoding putative uncharacterized protein DDB_G0271606 isoform X5 yields the protein MDISLERDGNAIGSLFQQIINDMKNSSPLWEDFMAKASKLHACLRATIQAIAAYLDAFQKIADAATNSRGATKEIGTALTRVCLRHKAVETRMKSFTTAIMDCLIIPLQDKLEDWKRQAAVLDKDHAKEYKRCRTELKKRSSDTLRLQKKARKGQTESIQSLVETSMHDINQKRAELEDVERKSLRAAMVEERIRYCTFVNLLQPVVKEECEVMYELGHLQEAMDSIAIVTKDPTVLPQSSEELILESKTSMSLYPESPGGSHGCSNSLGSRKSSVCSISSMNSSGSSGSPGHQYQRSLSQLISPALRLKPGESSDSGFCSSSALTSQTSTTSTNPSHAVSTWPPHSQDAAAAADRPHTISTAYEKGHQRPALTVYTFQSPEVNSETQKSPANILCRPPLPIRCSSLERPLSSSTGARNTNVQTPRQCPSPLPAHITKEHPILQPTYVNMSELASMAASKITNNTANQQNSLPLQQQHQSQQQTSQPQHQQINSPVLSTASSLVSSDSSATNHHSSPDVSTDTATPQNYSPQTNESLPQTPTVIGSQIGGSGDDYSDSVTTNDHTNNESAGDNDFKSIGSVLEKLSLFERLEQKQILNNNVAPSTIRVEGIFNRKNEEIYKAVGLADKDADQIYEDSIQELNNLIGELDSFQKEHELKSQNHSQTNHINDKDFDAFDKISVASSNIGSIGYSIQSNNSNDSKFTFNETDPAKYYNENSSGFESNASEIIHCDNNFNDTESYLKENSEIVVLRRKGSTTDLNGMVDANLSNEPLQRLSSFKSDGSKDELKLSNSNLRRDGGGSISNIAICDTENELKVSADERLRAKPTVTPRPASLSGCVSRITRRSSVNTTKPPPPVRRSSSVTPSPHGGLNNSPNISQQNSMNASSESLPPPPPYLLDSSGRTSPGKVCETVKALTELRHMPASPGVIRRAQALAQSQMSVQSPTPSHRSANASQSGIYAQPKVSKVSSFRNPSPVGSAKQHQQNSNLMAQLNARITPNNKSVEHQSPTTEKKIYAQNQSNQGYHTYDTRNNVQPVKPQRANHHNQQIQQQQQHQHQLQQQQQLQQQQQLQQQQQLQQQQQQQQLQQQHYNTASEPIYQQSQSIYTRASDRNYHYQQQQLIQQQQQQHHYNQSIDDYSTSYEKSNNQSRSKVKVGFLENLNAKLAEQRLSGKAFAVRNLINSKALPRSDNKSHIPVPSEPDPRICHESLMDQIKRGATLKRNKSINDRSAPKIH from the exons AACTCTAGTCCGTTATGGGAAGATTTTATGGCAAAAGCAAGCAAATTACATGCCTGTTTAcg CGCTACCATACAGGCAATAGCGGCCTATTTGGATGCTTTCCAGAAAATCGCAGACGCTGCTACAAATTCAAGAG GTGCAACAAAAGAAATAGGTACTGCACTGACACGAGTctgtttgcgtcacaaagcgGTTGAAACACGAATGAAATCATTTACCACGGCTATTATGGACTGTTTAATTATTCCATTACAA GATAAATTAGAAGACTGGAAACGTCAAGCAGCCGTCCTAGATAAAGATCATGCCAAAGAATATAAACGTTGTCGGACTGAATTGAAAAAGCGGTCAAGCGACACATTACGTTTACAGAAGAAAGCTCGTAAAGGTCAAACCGAATCGATACAATCACTCGTCGAAACATCGATGCACGacataaatcaaaaaagaGCTGAATTGGAAGATGTTGAACGGAAATCGTTGCGAGCGGCCATGGTTGAAGAGCGAATTCGTTACTGTACATTCGTAAATCTGTTGCAGCCAGTTGTTAAGGAAGAATGCGAAGTTATGTACGAATTGGGTCATTTGCAAGAGGCAATGGACTCAATTGCTATTGTTACGAAGGATCCAACCGTGTTGCCGCAATCATCGGAAGAATTAATATTGGAATCGAAAACATCGATGAGTTTATATCCAGAGTCGCCGGGCGGTTCGCATGGTTGTTCCAATTCGTTAGGTTCGAGAAAAAGTTCGGTGTGTTCAATAAGTTCAATGAATAGTAGCGGATCCAGTGGATCGCCAGGACATCAATACCAAAGATCTCTTTCACAG TTAATCTCACCGGCATTGCGATTAAAACCAGGTGAATCAAGTGATAGCGGATTTTGTTCGTCTTCTGCACTTACATCACAG ACATCGACAACGTCTACAAATCCATCACATGCCGTATCAACATGGCCACCACATTCCCAAGACGCAGCTGCAGCTGCCGACCGTCCTCACACTATATCAACAGCATACGAAAAAGGTCATCAACGTCCTGCCTTAACAGTATACACCTTCCAAAGTCCAGAAGTGAATTCGGAAACGCAAAAATCACCAGCCAATATATTGTGTCGACCCCCGTTGCCAATC AGATGTTCGTCGTTGGAACGACCATTATCATCGTCTACTGGTGCCAGAAACACAAATGTACAAACACCTCGACAATGTCCTTCACCACTCCCTGCCCACATTACTAAAG AGCATCCAATCCTGCAACCGACTTATGTTAACATGTCTGAATTGGCGTCCATGGCCGCCTCTAAAATAACTAACAACACAGCCAACCAACAAAACTCACTGCCActtcaacaacaacaccaaTCACAACAACAAACATCACAACCAcaacatcaacaaataaaCTCACCAGTACTATCAACCGCATCGTCCCTTGTATCATCCGATTCGTCGGCAACGAATCATCATTCGTCACCGGATGTGTCAACGGACACAGCCACACCACAAAACTATTCCCCACAAACTAACGAAAGCTTACCGCAAACACCTACGGTGATCGGTTCTCAAATTGGTGGCAGCGGTGATGACTATTCCGATAGCGTAACAACTAACGATCATACTAACAACGAATCGGCCGGGGATAATGATTTCAAGAGTATCGGTTCCGTTTTAGAAAAACTTTCGTTGTTTGAGAGGCTTGAACAGAAACAGATCTTAAATAATAATGTGGCACCGTCGACTATCCGGGTCGAGGGGATCTTTAATcggaaaaatgaagaaatataCAAAGCGGTTGGATTGGCCGATAAGGATGCAG ACCAAATCTACGAAGATTCGATTCAAGAGCTGAACAATCTGATTGGCGAACTTGATTCCTTTCAAAAAGAGCACGAACTAAAGAGTCAAAACCATAGCCAGACAAATCATATCAACGACAAAGATTTCGATGCTTTCGATAAAATATCGGTGGCAAGCTCAAACATCGGTAGCATTGGATATTCGATTCAGAGCAACAATTCCAATGACTCCAAATTTACGTTCAATGAAACGGATCCGGCGaaatattacaatgaaaataGTTCCGGTTTCGAGTCGAATGCATCGGAGATCATTCATTGcgacaataatttcaatgacACCGAATCGTATCTGAaggaaaattcagaaattgtcGTACTGAGACGAAAGGGTAGTACGACCGATTTAAATGGGATGGTCGATGCGAATTTATCAAACGAACCTCTGCAGCGTTTGAGTTCATTCAAAAGCGACGGTTCGAAagatgaattgaaattgtcgaattcaaatttacgGCGCGATGGTGGAGGATCGATCTCAAATATAGCGATTTGTGATacagaaaatgaattgaaagttAGTGCGGATGAACGGCTTCGAGCAAAACCGACTGTGACGCCGAGGCCAGCATCGTTGTCtg GTTGTGTTTCACGCATCACGCGACGGTCTTCCGTAAATACTACTAAGCCTCCGCCGCCGGTACGGAGAAGCTCCAGTGTTACTCCTAGTCCTCACGGTGGATTGAAT AATTCTCCAAATATCTCgcaacaaaattcaatgaacGCGTCATCCGAGAGTCTTCCCCCACCTCCACCATATCTACTGGACTCATCCGGTCGAACTTCACCGGGAAAAGTGTGCGAAACAGTGAAAGCATTGACTGAACTACGACATATGCCAGCGAGTCCTGGTGTTATTCGACGTGCACAGGCTTTGGCTCAATCACAGATGTCTGTTCAGTCGCCAACACCA TCACATAGATCGGCAAATGCATCACAATCTGGAATATACGCCCAACCAAAAGTATCCAAAGTTTCCAGCTTTAGAAATCCTAGTCCAg TTGGGTCAGCCaaacaacatcaacaaaattcaaatttaatggcGCAGCTAAATGCGCGAATAACACCAAATAATAAGTCCGTCGAACATCAATCGCCTAccacagaaaagaaaatttatgctcAAAACCAAAGTAACCAAGGCTATCACACATACGACACGAGGAATAATGTACAACCAGTCAAACCACAACGAGCCAATCACCACAATCAGcaaatacaacaacaacagcaacaccAACATCAACtgcaacaacagcagcaactgcaacaacagcagcaactgcaacaacagcagcaactacaacaacagcagcaacagCAGCAACTGCAACAACAGCATTACAACACAGCATCAGAGCCAATTTATCAACAGAGCCAATCAATTTACACTAGAGCGTCAGATCGAAATTATCACTACCAACAACAGCAGCTGATTCAGCAGCAACAGCAACAGCATCATTATAATCAATCAATTGATG ATTACTCAACGAGCTACGAAAAATCGAATAATCAAAGTCGATCAAAGGTCAAAGTAGGATTTCTCGAAAATCTCAATGCAAAATTGGCTGAACAAAGACTTTCTGGGAAAGCTTTTGCTGTGCGAAATCTCATCAACAGCAAAGCGTTG cCGCGATCTGATAATAAAAGTCATATTCCAGTACCATCTGAG CCGGATCCACGAATCTGCCATGAATCGCTAATGGATCAAATAAAACGTGGAGCAACGTTAAAGCGAAACAAATCGATAAACGACAGAAGTGCACCGAAAATACATTAA
- the LOC119081341 gene encoding alpha-protein kinase 1 isoform X6, which produces MDISLERDGNAIGSLFQQIINDMKNSSPLWEDFMAKASKLHACLRATIQAIAAYLDAFQKIADAATNSRGATKEIGTALTRVCLRHKAVETRMKSFTTAIMDCLIIPLQDKLEDWKRQAAVLDKDHAKEYKRCRTELKKRSSDTLRLQKKARKGQTESIQSLVETSMHDINQKRAELEDVERKSLRAAMVEERIRYCTFVNLLQPVVKEECEVMYELGHLQEAMDSIAIVTKDPTVLPQSSEELILESKTSMSLYPESPGGSHGCSNSLGSRKSSVCSISSMNSSGSSGSPGHQYQRSLSQLISPALRLKPGESSDSGFCSSSALTSQTSTTSTNPSHAVSTWPPHSQDAAAAADRPHTISTAYEKGHQRPALTVYTFQSPEVNSETQKSPANILCRPPLPIRCSSLERPLSSSTGARNTNVQTPRQCPSPLPAHITKEHPILQPTYVNMSELASMAASKITNNTANQQNSLPLQQQHQSQQQTSQPQHQQINSPVLSTASSLVSSDSSATNHHSSPDVSTDTATPQNYSPQTNESLPQTPTVIGSQIGGSGDDYSDSVTTNDHTNNESAGDNDFKSIGSVLEKLSLFERLEQKQILNNNVAPSTIRVEGIFNRKNEEIYKAVGLADKDAGCVSRITRRSSVNTTKPPPPVRRSSSVTPSPHGGLNNSPNISQQNSMNASSESLPPPPPYLLDSSGRTSPGKVCETVKALTELRHMPASPGVIRRAQALAQSQMSVQSPTPPQQYSQNSYSTQKSDHTIPNSNFHYTSPSQTSSTHTSKPSEIYQNSSHRSANASQSGIYAQPKVSKVSSFRNPSPVGSAKQHQQNSNLMAQLNARITPNNKSVEHQSPTTEKKIYAQNQSNQGYHTYDTRNNVQPVKPQRANHHNQQIQQQQQHQHQLQQQQQLQQQQQLQQQQQLQQQQQQQQLQQQHYNTASEPIYQQSQSIYTRASDRNYHYQQQQLIQQQQQQHHYNQSIDDYSTSYEKSNNQSRSKVKVGFLENLNAKLAEQRLSGKAFAVRNLINSKALPRSDNKSHIPVPSEPDPRICHESLMDQIKRGATLKRNKSINDRSAPKIH; this is translated from the exons AACTCTAGTCCGTTATGGGAAGATTTTATGGCAAAAGCAAGCAAATTACATGCCTGTTTAcg CGCTACCATACAGGCAATAGCGGCCTATTTGGATGCTTTCCAGAAAATCGCAGACGCTGCTACAAATTCAAGAG GTGCAACAAAAGAAATAGGTACTGCACTGACACGAGTctgtttgcgtcacaaagcgGTTGAAACACGAATGAAATCATTTACCACGGCTATTATGGACTGTTTAATTATTCCATTACAA GATAAATTAGAAGACTGGAAACGTCAAGCAGCCGTCCTAGATAAAGATCATGCCAAAGAATATAAACGTTGTCGGACTGAATTGAAAAAGCGGTCAAGCGACACATTACGTTTACAGAAGAAAGCTCGTAAAGGTCAAACCGAATCGATACAATCACTCGTCGAAACATCGATGCACGacataaatcaaaaaagaGCTGAATTGGAAGATGTTGAACGGAAATCGTTGCGAGCGGCCATGGTTGAAGAGCGAATTCGTTACTGTACATTCGTAAATCTGTTGCAGCCAGTTGTTAAGGAAGAATGCGAAGTTATGTACGAATTGGGTCATTTGCAAGAGGCAATGGACTCAATTGCTATTGTTACGAAGGATCCAACCGTGTTGCCGCAATCATCGGAAGAATTAATATTGGAATCGAAAACATCGATGAGTTTATATCCAGAGTCGCCGGGCGGTTCGCATGGTTGTTCCAATTCGTTAGGTTCGAGAAAAAGTTCGGTGTGTTCAATAAGTTCAATGAATAGTAGCGGATCCAGTGGATCGCCAGGACATCAATACCAAAGATCTCTTTCACAG TTAATCTCACCGGCATTGCGATTAAAACCAGGTGAATCAAGTGATAGCGGATTTTGTTCGTCTTCTGCACTTACATCACAG ACATCGACAACGTCTACAAATCCATCACATGCCGTATCAACATGGCCACCACATTCCCAAGACGCAGCTGCAGCTGCCGACCGTCCTCACACTATATCAACAGCATACGAAAAAGGTCATCAACGTCCTGCCTTAACAGTATACACCTTCCAAAGTCCAGAAGTGAATTCGGAAACGCAAAAATCACCAGCCAATATATTGTGTCGACCCCCGTTGCCAATC AGATGTTCGTCGTTGGAACGACCATTATCATCGTCTACTGGTGCCAGAAACACAAATGTACAAACACCTCGACAATGTCCTTCACCACTCCCTGCCCACATTACTAAAG AGCATCCAATCCTGCAACCGACTTATGTTAACATGTCTGAATTGGCGTCCATGGCCGCCTCTAAAATAACTAACAACACAGCCAACCAACAAAACTCACTGCCActtcaacaacaacaccaaTCACAACAACAAACATCACAACCAcaacatcaacaaataaaCTCACCAGTACTATCAACCGCATCGTCCCTTGTATCATCCGATTCGTCGGCAACGAATCATCATTCGTCACCGGATGTGTCAACGGACACAGCCACACCACAAAACTATTCCCCACAAACTAACGAAAGCTTACCGCAAACACCTACGGTGATCGGTTCTCAAATTGGTGGCAGCGGTGATGACTATTCCGATAGCGTAACAACTAACGATCATACTAACAACGAATCGGCCGGGGATAATGATTTCAAGAGTATCGGTTCCGTTTTAGAAAAACTTTCGTTGTTTGAGAGGCTTGAACAGAAACAGATCTTAAATAATAATGTGGCACCGTCGACTATCCGGGTCGAGGGGATCTTTAATcggaaaaatgaagaaatataCAAAGCGGTTGGATTGGCCGATAAGGATGCAG GTTGTGTTTCACGCATCACGCGACGGTCTTCCGTAAATACTACTAAGCCTCCGCCGCCGGTACGGAGAAGCTCCAGTGTTACTCCTAGTCCTCACGGTGGATTGAAT AATTCTCCAAATATCTCgcaacaaaattcaatgaacGCGTCATCCGAGAGTCTTCCCCCACCTCCACCATATCTACTGGACTCATCCGGTCGAACTTCACCGGGAAAAGTGTGCGAAACAGTGAAAGCATTGACTGAACTACGACATATGCCAGCGAGTCCTGGTGTTATTCGACGTGCACAGGCTTTGGCTCAATCACAGATGTCTGTTCAGTCGCCAACACCA CCCCAACAATATTCCCAAAACTCatattcaacacaaaaaagtgATCACACAATACCAAACTCAAATTTCCATTACACATCACCATCACAGACTTCCAGTACACATACATCAAAACCTAGtgaaatatatcaaaattca TCACATAGATCGGCAAATGCATCACAATCTGGAATATACGCCCAACCAAAAGTATCCAAAGTTTCCAGCTTTAGAAATCCTAGTCCAg TTGGGTCAGCCaaacaacatcaacaaaattcaaatttaatggcGCAGCTAAATGCGCGAATAACACCAAATAATAAGTCCGTCGAACATCAATCGCCTAccacagaaaagaaaatttatgctcAAAACCAAAGTAACCAAGGCTATCACACATACGACACGAGGAATAATGTACAACCAGTCAAACCACAACGAGCCAATCACCACAATCAGcaaatacaacaacaacagcaacaccAACATCAACtgcaacaacagcagcaactgcaacaacagcagcaactgcaacaacagcagcaactacaacaacagcagcaacagCAGCAACTGCAACAACAGCATTACAACACAGCATCAGAGCCAATTTATCAACAGAGCCAATCAATTTACACTAGAGCGTCAGATCGAAATTATCACTACCAACAACAGCAGCTGATTCAGCAGCAACAGCAACAGCATCATTATAATCAATCAATTGATG ATTACTCAACGAGCTACGAAAAATCGAATAATCAAAGTCGATCAAAGGTCAAAGTAGGATTTCTCGAAAATCTCAATGCAAAATTGGCTGAACAAAGACTTTCTGGGAAAGCTTTTGCTGTGCGAAATCTCATCAACAGCAAAGCGTTG cCGCGATCTGATAATAAAAGTCATATTCCAGTACCATCTGAG CCGGATCCACGAATCTGCCATGAATCGCTAATGGATCAAATAAAACGTGGAGCAACGTTAAAGCGAAACAAATCGATAAACGACAGAAGTGCACCGAAAATACATTAA